The genomic interval TCTTTCTTCATACCCCGTTCCGCATAATATGCCGCAATATCCGCATAGCCCATCCAGCGCTGCCAGTTCTGAATATCGACCACAAACCGTTCAGCCATTTCGGGGCTGTTCAGCTTCAGACAGGCCTGAGCTGTTTTCAGCTGTGCCCGCGACCGGTTTTTTATATGCGGATGCAACGGCATGGCAGAAACACCGGAATAAGCCAGCTCCAGCAGCTGTTCCTGAAAAGGCGCCATGGAACCCGCTTCGGCTGAAGCCACCGATTCCGGAGCCGTAAACATCCCGATCATCATCCCCGTAGAAAGCGCTAAACCTGTTACTAACCGCATCATATTGCCTACCTAACAAATCAGTTTAAAAAAGGCTGGTGGCAGAGGAATCTGCCACCAGCGTATTCAGATCATTTTCCGCAATGCCTACTTCACAACACGGAAGAACTTAGTCGGGTCTGCAGCAGCATCCGCCCAGGCCATTTCCTCACCGGTTCCGATCAGCGTCGCTTCAACGGAAACCGAAGAGAAGCCGGCATCTGCCGAACTCTGAACGAAGTATTCAACCCCTTCGTCGGTATCGAAGGTCAGAGCCACACCGCCCTGAACCAGGTCGTTGATCATCACGCCTTCACCATGGCTGGTGCTGTCAATGAATCCGAACTGATCCGCAGCGGACCAGCCCAGCAGCCAGTTATGATCCGGGCTGAAGCCGCCGGCATACGTTGCTTCCGTAAAGAATCCATCCGCAGTAACCGAAGCCCCCATATCGACTGCATCGTTCGCAGCACACGGATCAAGGCTCAGAACCGGACTGATGGTCTTACCTTCTGTGCTGGTGAACGCCGCAGTATCACGGGTGATTGATGCGATCGGCATGGCCGCCGGCTCAACAATGTTGTTCAGAGCGGCATTGGTCTGACCGAGCAGGTTGAACCAGGTGTAGTTATTGTTGTTATAGAATACACAGTTTTCAAATCCGGCCAGCGTACCTTCACGCTGTGCCGTATAGATCGTCCACGGTGCAATCCCGATGCTGTTGGAAGGCAGGTTCGTATACGATTCTGAGAACACTTCCTCAAAGGTCAGAGTGCCGTTGTAACCATAGCCCTGAGCTCCGTCGCCGTCATCACCATCCGCACGAACAACATGCTCGGAAACATCCATAAAGATGCAGTTGCGGTACTGAATACGGGCCCCATCGCGCCAGGCGGTTCCGCCGTCACCGTCTTCACCGTTGCCGTTACCCTGCCCGATGGCTGTAAAGTTGGCAATAACACCTGTCGTTACCGGCTGAGCATCGGAATCCTCTGCACCATCGTGTTCAAAAATGTTGTCTCCGAGCCCCGAACCCTGTTTGTAATCTCCGGAATACCCCTGAACAATCAGGCCAAACTGAGCTTTACCGCGCCATCCCTGGTCAATGTCAAAGCTGTCGTCACCGACATTCCAGATATTCACGTGCTTCAGGTTTACTTTACCGCCCCAGATTTCGATGCCGTCATCCACGTTGTTCATGACTTCCACATATTCGATATCCGTGGCTGCGCCGACACCACCGAGCGACAGACCGTTCAGCTCAACATCCGGCTGCGAGGTCTGCTGACCGCCGTAACGGATCGACAGATATTTAATGGAACCGCTGTCATCATAATCATCGTTACCGCCGTAATACGGACGGGTATCACCGACATAGGCAGCACTCAGGCCTTCCATGATTTTATCGCTGTTGCCGTCCGGCTCTTTTGAGTTCAGCACACCGTCTGAACCGGTAATTGCAGAGCCTTTATAATGCGAAGCTGAAATCATGCCGTTACCGCAGATTGCAATCGAACCCCACTGATTGCACTGGGGCTGCCATGTCGTAAAGTTATCGTTTGTCGAAGTAAAGATCACCGGATTATATTTTGTTCCTTCAACAAACAGCTGAGCCCCGCGGGTGACCCCTAGGCTTCCGTCTCCCGAGTTTTTAAACACAACTCCGGCTTCCAGCGTCAGTGCAGCCCCCGGCATAACGTATACAACGTTGGTCAGACTGTAATAATCTCCGTCCGGCAGTGCCGGCAGATTAGTGGACGTGACAATGTCCTGGTCAATATAGGTGACCGCTGCGCCGGCTATACCCGTTGCAGCCACAGCCGCTGCAATAATAAACTGCTTTTTCATTATTTCTCCTTTAATGAACATTTGATTTAATTCGATGCGGTCACCCGCGATAAATAAAATGGTGCTAAAGGGGAGAACCGGAGGCCGTTCCTTTTCCACCTTCCGTATTCGACAATCCAGTTGAAGCGTTAAAGTGAAAGGGGTTCATTAATTTAATTAAAACCGTTCCAACTGAATTGCCCCCTTCAACGCCGATGATTTGGCCCTTCCTATGTTTGGAAAACATTAGGATATGTTATGGATGCTGTTGGCGCTTTATGGCCAGTCCGCTAGAATAGAGTTAGATTTCTGTTTGCACCCTTTAAAACATGCGGTTTTTCAATTCCCGGAAAACAAACCCGCATCCCTGCTTGTTTGACTGTAGTAGAATAAAAAACGCCCCGGCACATTTACTCCGGAACGTCTCATTAACAATCTGTCGAATGAACTTACCGCGTAACCACCGGGACCGGCTCGACCGGAGCAGCCAGCACAACATCGGTATCTGCATTTCTATTTCATCTTGAACCCGACCGCCTGCACAGGCATTTTCAACAACGGTGTAACCTGCAGGATTGCAATGAACAAATGGATCTCCAGAAATTTTCAAACGGTTGCGTTAATACTCATAATCTGCGGAATGCCGGTCACCCGGGGACTCGCAGCAGAAGCGGCCTATAACATACTGAAAACCGCAGATCATGATCCTACCCTTTTCACACAGGGGTTCATGGTTGATGGCGACGAGCTGATTGAAAGTTCGGGCCTTTATGGGCAATCCCGAATTCTGCGCTACAGAATTGCCACGGGAAAAGTGATCCATAGCCGGGACCTGCCCGCTTCTGTTTTTGCCGAAGGCCTCCACCTGCTGAACGATTCCGTTTATCTGCTGACCTGGCGGGAAGGCTGCGCCTATCGACTGGATGCAGCTGACTTCAGCATTCAGCAGCGCTTTGTGCTCGAAACCGAAGGCTGGGGACTGACGCACGACGGCACGCACTTTATTCAGAGCGATGGTTCCAACGTGCTGTATTTTCGCAACAGTTCAACCTTTAAGGTGGAA from Verrucomicrobia bacterium S94 carries:
- a CDS encoding glutaminyl-peptide cyclotransferase, coding for MNKWISRNFQTVALILIICGMPVTRGLAAEAAYNILKTADHDPTLFTQGFMVDGDELIESSGLYGQSRILRYRIATGKVIHSRDLPASVFAEGLHLLNDSVYLLTWREGCAYRLDAADFSIQQRFVLETEGWGLTHDGTHFIQSDGSNVLYFRNSSTFKVEKQQPVYNGMRRQSNLNELEYARGLIWANVYMTPTIVAISPNNGRVVFSLDLSDLTARHNDGDIGHVLNGIAYDPQRDAFWITGKCWNKRYLIQINSPETAAPEK